Proteins found in one Myxococcus virescens genomic segment:
- the trpS gene encoding tryptophan--tRNA ligase has translation MRILSGVQSSGRLHIGNYYGALRQFVQLQDEGEGYYFIANLHALTTVRDPKAALALTREAAMAYLSLGLDPKKAVLFRQSDVREVLELYWILGTVTPHAHLERAHSYKDKVAKGISPDFGLFAYPVLMAADILLYSADFVPVGKDQIQHIEFARDWAVKFNTQYVPGYDPADPEGKERGHAPGILKLPAARIQETTQTVPGVDGQKMSKSYGNTIELFGDEKEIKKRIMSIKTDSTPVDAPKPLPTQSPPPGLVSDAPLYDLLKLMLPESEFAEVDATWRAGGKGYGDYKKKLLEAYHAAFGPARQRYAELAADPGEVERILQDGASRARAEASRLMDQVRKAVGVP, from the coding sequence ATGCGAATTCTTTCAGGAGTGCAGTCGTCCGGCAGGCTGCACATCGGCAACTACTACGGCGCGCTCCGCCAGTTCGTGCAGCTCCAGGATGAAGGCGAGGGGTACTACTTCATCGCCAACCTGCACGCGCTCACCACCGTGAGGGATCCCAAGGCCGCGCTGGCGCTGACGCGCGAGGCCGCCATGGCCTACCTGTCGCTGGGGTTGGATCCGAAGAAGGCCGTGCTCTTCCGGCAGAGCGACGTGCGTGAGGTGCTGGAGCTGTACTGGATTCTGGGCACCGTGACGCCGCACGCGCACCTGGAGCGGGCCCACAGCTACAAGGACAAGGTGGCCAAGGGCATCAGCCCGGACTTCGGCCTCTTCGCCTACCCGGTGCTGATGGCCGCCGACATCCTGCTCTACAGCGCGGACTTCGTCCCGGTGGGCAAGGACCAGATTCAGCACATCGAGTTCGCGCGCGACTGGGCGGTGAAGTTCAACACCCAGTACGTGCCCGGCTACGACCCGGCCGACCCGGAAGGCAAGGAGCGGGGCCATGCGCCCGGCATCCTCAAGCTGCCCGCGGCGCGCATCCAGGAGACCACCCAGACGGTGCCCGGCGTCGACGGACAGAAGATGTCCAAGTCCTACGGGAACACCATCGAGCTGTTCGGGGACGAGAAGGAAATCAAGAAGCGCATCATGTCCATCAAGACGGACTCGACGCCGGTGGACGCGCCCAAGCCGCTGCCCACGCAGTCGCCGCCGCCCGGGCTCGTCAGCGATGCGCCGCTCTACGACTTGCTGAAGCTGATGCTTCCCGAGTCCGAGTTCGCCGAGGTGGACGCCACCTGGAGGGCGGGCGGGAAGGGCTACGGCGACTACAAGAAGAAGCTCCTGGAGGCCTACCATGCGGCCTTTGGCCCGGCCCGTCAGCGGTACGCCGAGCTGGCGGCCGACCCGGGCGAGGTGGAGCGCATCCTCCAGGACGGCGCCAGCCGGGCCAGGGCCGAGGCGAGCCGCCTCATGGACCAGGTCCGCAAGGCCGTGGGAGTCCCATGA
- a CDS encoding phosphatase PAP2 family protein, which produces MSPRPALFGWPRKEELALTAAMATGFALFFVAVYGGASWLTGFYTGGLRVELSFERHIPFMPSWALVYVSMDVLLLLSLFVFRTWRDMVPFALALCVETALAAVCFLLFPVEVAWPPRAVEGTWAGVFQLADTLNLERNYLPSLHVAFACTAALAYAERAGALGRILFGLWALAIAASTLLIHEHHVVDVVAGALLAWGTWSWVAPRARRTAFLDALRVEALCARESYRFARRHLRYGLIALVLYRYAVSRWWREARVARVGFCFLQLVDDVLDGDRAVDGEPLDWVDALLLELESGRGEDPGTAATLGRVLLGRLGDDTARAQVFALVRTMRKDRERVKAGQWWSEEALRAQQRDTFCLSVDLMLHVAGAGVRAEDAPSLMEAFGWCSVMRDLREDLAQGLYNVPEEVAAAVRGDGADPTDIDALLGTEAGRAWMTAEHVRARALLDGTAGQLAALEGRPGLALLRLFHRSIESFWRKRLPRRHPFLAEVTARQLQGA; this is translated from the coding sequence ATGAGCCCGCGTCCCGCGTTGTTCGGGTGGCCTCGCAAGGAGGAGCTGGCCCTCACTGCCGCCATGGCCACGGGCTTCGCCCTGTTCTTCGTGGCGGTCTACGGCGGCGCGAGCTGGCTCACGGGCTTCTACACCGGGGGCCTCCGGGTGGAGCTGTCCTTCGAGCGCCACATCCCGTTCATGCCGTCCTGGGCGCTGGTCTACGTCAGCATGGACGTGCTGCTCCTGTTGTCCCTCTTCGTCTTCCGGACGTGGCGGGACATGGTGCCCTTCGCGCTGGCGCTGTGTGTGGAGACAGCGCTCGCGGCCGTGTGCTTCCTGCTCTTCCCGGTGGAGGTGGCCTGGCCGCCGCGCGCCGTGGAGGGGACCTGGGCGGGCGTCTTCCAACTGGCGGACACGCTGAACCTGGAGCGGAACTACCTGCCGTCCCTCCATGTGGCCTTCGCGTGCACGGCGGCCCTGGCCTACGCGGAGCGGGCGGGGGCGCTGGGGCGTATCCTCTTCGGCCTGTGGGCGCTGGCCATCGCGGCGTCGACGTTGCTCATCCACGAGCACCACGTGGTGGACGTGGTCGCGGGGGCGTTGCTGGCCTGGGGCACCTGGTCGTGGGTGGCTCCCCGGGCGCGCCGCACGGCGTTCCTCGATGCCCTGCGAGTCGAAGCCTTGTGCGCCCGGGAGTCCTATCGCTTCGCGCGGCGTCACCTGCGTTACGGGCTGATTGCCCTGGTGCTCTACCGCTACGCGGTGAGCCGGTGGTGGCGCGAGGCACGGGTGGCGCGGGTGGGCTTCTGTTTCCTCCAACTGGTGGACGACGTGCTGGATGGGGACCGCGCGGTGGACGGAGAGCCGCTCGACTGGGTGGACGCGCTCCTCTTGGAGCTGGAGTCCGGGCGAGGGGAGGACCCGGGGACGGCGGCCACGCTGGGGCGCGTGCTGCTCGGTCGGCTGGGAGACGACACGGCCCGCGCCCAGGTCTTCGCGCTGGTGCGGACGATGCGCAAGGACCGGGAGCGGGTGAAGGCCGGGCAGTGGTGGAGCGAGGAGGCGCTTCGCGCGCAGCAACGCGACACGTTCTGCTTGTCGGTGGATTTGATGCTGCACGTCGCCGGGGCGGGCGTCCGGGCCGAGGACGCGCCCTCGCTGATGGAGGCCTTCGGCTGGTGCTCGGTGATGCGGGACCTGCGAGAGGACCTCGCCCAGGGGCTCTACAACGTGCCGGAAGAGGTCGCGGCGGCTGTCCGTGGCGACGGCGCGGACCCGACGGACATTGACGCCCTGCTGGGAACAGAGGCGGGCCGCGCGTGGATGACGGCGGAGCACGTCCGGGCCAGGGCGTTGCTGGATGGCACGGCCGGCCAGCTGGCGGCGCTGGAGGGCCGTCCGGGGCTGGCGTTGCTGCGCCTGTTCCATCGCTCCATCGAGTCCTTCTGGCGCAAGCGCCTTCCCCGGCGCCATCCCTTCCTGGCCGAGGTGACGGCCCGCCAGCTTCAGGGCGCGTGA
- the xerD gene encoding site-specific tyrosine recombinase XerD — MEGMLDAFIAFIRAERGLSGKTVDAYAADINVYFEDLRSRGVSDVTQARQEDVSAHLASLGKRGLGKRSQARHLAALRGFHRFLVAERMADKDPTEDLDTPRSARKLPSFLTLEEVEQLLAAPDERTSTGVRDKAMLEVLYATGLRVSELCGLGINDVQLTAGYLVAKGKGAKERLVPLGSVAIEKVQAYLADSRPAVLGQRKSQALFVTPRGSGFTRQGFWKLLKRYALKAGIVKPLSPHKLRHSFATHLVERGADLRAVQQMLGHADLATTQIYTHVNAARLRSVYDEFHPRSDVFVPKAKKTRAAAR; from the coding sequence ATGGAAGGAATGCTCGATGCGTTCATCGCCTTCATCCGCGCGGAGCGCGGACTGTCCGGCAAGACGGTGGACGCCTACGCCGCCGACATCAACGTGTACTTCGAGGACCTGCGCTCCCGCGGCGTCTCCGACGTGACGCAGGCGCGGCAGGAGGACGTGTCCGCGCACCTGGCCTCGCTGGGCAAGCGGGGCTTGGGCAAGCGCAGCCAGGCCCGTCACCTGGCGGCCCTGCGCGGCTTCCACCGGTTCCTCGTCGCCGAGCGCATGGCGGACAAGGACCCGACGGAGGACCTGGACACCCCCCGGTCGGCCCGGAAGCTGCCGTCGTTCCTCACCCTGGAAGAGGTCGAGCAGCTGCTGGCGGCCCCGGACGAGCGCACGTCCACGGGCGTGCGTGACAAGGCCATGCTGGAGGTGCTGTACGCCACCGGCCTCCGCGTGAGCGAGTTGTGTGGGCTGGGCATCAACGACGTGCAGCTCACGGCGGGCTATCTGGTGGCGAAGGGCAAGGGCGCCAAGGAGCGGCTCGTCCCGCTGGGGAGCGTGGCCATCGAGAAGGTCCAGGCGTACCTGGCGGACTCCCGGCCGGCGGTGCTGGGGCAGCGCAAGTCCCAGGCGTTGTTCGTCACGCCGCGAGGTTCTGGCTTCACGCGGCAGGGCTTCTGGAAGCTGCTCAAGCGGTACGCGCTGAAGGCGGGCATCGTGAAGCCGCTATCGCCCCACAAGCTGCGGCATTCGTTCGCCACGCACCTGGTGGAGCGCGGCGCGGACCTGCGCGCCGTCCAGCAGATGCTGGGGCACGCGGACCTCGCCACGACGCAAATCTATACCCACGTGAACGCCGCCCGGCTGCGGTCCGTGTACGACGAGTTCCACCCGCGCAGCGACGTCTTCGTCCCCAAGGCGAAGAAGACGCGGGCCGCCGCGCGGTAG
- a CDS encoding TVP38/TMEM64 family protein: MGPRGRYGVAQSVKTWLRVLAPMLVSVGGLVALRLLGPDFVDQQRLASWLEPFGKWAPIAYIGFLAIRPVTLLPGQLLTAVGGMMFGTLAATLYSLTGGLLSGLLLFAAARKLGTGLMKRLAGSKYPALVRAARRHDFLFAFTACINPLCPTDVMLAAAAASGARLMPTLAGVLIGTLPGTFLTAQLGSGLAQGRTTMTAVAAAGLVVSLVLGGYIGRRFYKEINEDAPKPRAEPPPPTRRPIGHSEATAKPAAF, encoded by the coding sequence GTGGGGCCGCGGGGGAGGTACGGCGTGGCGCAGTCGGTGAAGACCTGGCTCCGGGTGTTGGCCCCGATGCTCGTCTCAGTGGGGGGGCTTGTCGCACTCCGGCTGCTCGGACCGGACTTCGTCGACCAGCAGCGCCTCGCCAGTTGGTTGGAGCCCTTCGGGAAGTGGGCGCCCATTGCATACATCGGCTTCCTTGCCATCCGGCCCGTGACACTGCTTCCGGGTCAGCTGCTGACGGCCGTGGGCGGGATGATGTTTGGCACGCTCGCAGCGACCCTCTATTCACTAACGGGCGGCTTGCTGTCGGGCCTGCTGCTTTTCGCGGCGGCGCGCAAGCTGGGCACCGGGCTGATGAAGCGCCTGGCTGGCAGCAAGTATCCCGCACTGGTGCGGGCGGCGAGGCGGCATGACTTCCTCTTCGCCTTCACCGCCTGCATCAATCCGCTGTGCCCCACCGACGTGATGCTGGCGGCGGCGGCGGCGAGCGGCGCGCGGCTGATGCCCACGCTGGCCGGCGTCTTGATTGGCACCCTTCCAGGCACCTTCCTCACGGCGCAGCTCGGCAGTGGTCTGGCCCAGGGCCGCACGACGATGACGGCGGTCGCCGCCGCGGGCCTGGTGGTGTCGCTGGTGCTCGGCGGCTACATCGGGCGGCGTTTCTACAAGGAGATCAACGAAGACGCGCCGAAGCCACGCGCGGAGCCGCCGCCGCCCACGCGACGCCCCATCGGTCATTCCGAAGCGACGGCCAAGCCCGCGGCGTTCTAG
- a CDS encoding general stress protein — MSDKDNKGSMTVAEAGRKGGETVRNERGREFYETIGRKGGATVKAERGRSFYEEIGRKGGETVKAERGAKFYEEIGKKGGDRVKATRGPNFYEEIGRKGGQKVKKLIEEGKRAARAAMAAQEGAAGAPPQEGAAPSTPPSSGEPAGPGQNE; from the coding sequence ATGTCGGACAAGGACAACAAGGGCAGCATGACGGTGGCCGAAGCGGGTCGGAAGGGTGGCGAGACGGTCCGGAACGAGCGCGGACGCGAGTTCTACGAGACGATCGGCCGCAAGGGCGGCGCCACGGTGAAGGCCGAGCGCGGTCGCTCCTTCTACGAGGAGATCGGCCGCAAGGGCGGCGAGACGGTGAAGGCCGAGCGCGGCGCCAAGTTCTACGAGGAGATCGGCAAGAAGGGTGGCGACCGGGTGAAGGCCACCCGAGGGCCGAACTTCTACGAGGAGATTGGCCGCAAGGGTGGGCAGAAGGTGAAGAAGCTCATCGAAGAGGGCAAGCGGGCCGCGCGGGCCGCCATGGCGGCGCAGGAGGGCGCGGCAGGTGCTCCGCCCCAGGAGGGTGCGGCGCCATCCACCCCCCCTTCTTCCGGAGAGCCGGCGGGGCCGGGTCAAAACGAGTAG
- a CDS encoding patatin-like phospholipase family protein produces MKDRPATLVLSGGGAKGAFQVGAERVLREVHGFRWERIFGVSVGALNAALLAQHSYRALNDIWLNIREADLYRKLPWPLVALRVGLFRKLGLYDNTPMRELIQRHLAGHRFRVPAHVGRVSLVSGNYELVPSDSRDFLDAVWQSSTLPILWEPVGATALVDGGLRNATPLGDALEFGPTEIVVIVCSPSQIERAKPPANLLEVATRSLADITLNEILLNDVDAFVRINDIVRQAYDAGLTVRRPDGVPYRYCRITVIEPSRPMGDMLDFAPEVIRMRLRHGEEMARAVSLPTGVGPGERVQRRVELFPEPPMHA; encoded by the coding sequence ATGAAGGATCGTCCCGCAACGCTCGTACTGTCCGGCGGTGGGGCCAAGGGAGCCTTCCAGGTCGGCGCCGAGCGCGTCCTCCGGGAGGTCCACGGCTTCCGCTGGGAGCGCATCTTCGGCGTGTCCGTGGGTGCCCTGAACGCCGCGCTGCTGGCCCAGCACTCCTACCGGGCGCTGAACGACATCTGGTTGAACATCCGCGAAGCAGACCTCTACCGGAAGCTGCCGTGGCCGCTCGTGGCCCTGCGCGTGGGCCTGTTCCGCAAGCTGGGGCTGTACGACAACACGCCCATGCGGGAGCTGATCCAGCGGCACCTCGCCGGACACCGCTTTCGGGTGCCCGCCCACGTGGGGCGCGTGTCCCTGGTCTCTGGCAACTACGAGCTGGTGCCCAGCGACTCGAGGGACTTCCTGGACGCCGTCTGGCAGAGCTCGACGTTGCCCATCCTCTGGGAGCCGGTGGGCGCGACGGCCCTGGTCGACGGAGGACTGCGCAACGCCACACCCCTGGGGGATGCGCTGGAGTTCGGCCCGACGGAAATCGTCGTCATCGTCTGCTCACCCTCCCAGATCGAACGGGCGAAGCCGCCGGCCAATCTCCTGGAGGTGGCCACGCGCAGCCTGGCCGACATCACCCTCAACGAAATCCTTCTCAATGACGTGGATGCCTTCGTGCGCATCAATGACATCGTCCGTCAGGCCTATGACGCGGGGCTCACCGTGCGGCGTCCGGATGGGGTGCCCTACCGGTACTGCCGCATCACCGTCATCGAGCCCTCACGGCCCATGGGGGACATGTTGGACTTCGCGCCGGAGGTGATCCGGATGCGGCTGCGGCATGGTGAGGAGATGGCCCGGGCCGTCTCGCTGCCCACGGGCGTGGGCCCAGGCGAGCGCGTGCAGCGCCGCGTGGAGCTCTTCCCGGAACCCCCCATGCATGCCTAG
- a CDS encoding cation:proton antiporter: MKGAVIRLLLLMVLLAIISRAQVLRADSGTPVMLAAGALLLCGLFAGKVAKGLGLPRLTGYLLVGVAVGPYALGFIPNAGVKGLELVKGLAVSLIALVAGTELRLGLIRRVGARVALLCAAVCGVTFLVCFGATFALKPFLPFLADMTVPQALAVSALLSTVVVSFSPTVTIAIVQETSARGAFTEFLMALVIIGDLLVMVAFALAAGLTKASFGGGLDVTELLGGVGWELFGSVVVGLVLAVGMLIYMRGVKQELPLFLVGLCFAAAEGGTRLHLSPLLVSLAAGALIANLDEHAGERIHNAIQQAGLPVFALFFAAAGAGLKLDSLLTVGPAAMLLVALRGVAIWLSCRRFAPADDPRLKRYLWMGLISQAGVTFGLAALVSRTFPTFGPQVEVLIVAMITAHELVGPVLTRRALAASGEIRADDAQGTA, translated from the coding sequence ATGAAGGGCGCGGTCATCCGACTGCTGCTGTTGATGGTGCTCCTGGCCATCATCAGCCGGGCACAGGTGCTCCGGGCGGACTCGGGGACTCCGGTGATGCTGGCGGCGGGCGCGCTGCTGTTGTGCGGCCTGTTCGCGGGAAAGGTGGCCAAGGGCCTGGGCCTGCCTCGCCTCACCGGTTACCTGCTGGTGGGCGTGGCGGTGGGGCCCTATGCGCTGGGCTTCATCCCGAACGCGGGCGTGAAGGGGCTGGAGCTGGTGAAGGGGCTGGCGGTGAGCCTCATCGCGCTGGTGGCCGGCACGGAGCTCCGGTTGGGGCTCATCCGCCGCGTGGGCGCGCGCGTGGCGTTGCTGTGCGCGGCCGTGTGCGGCGTCACCTTCCTGGTGTGCTTCGGGGCCACCTTCGCGCTCAAGCCCTTCCTGCCCTTCCTGGCGGACATGACGGTGCCCCAGGCGCTGGCGGTCAGCGCGCTGCTGTCCACGGTGGTGGTGTCGTTCTCACCCACCGTCACCATCGCCATCGTCCAGGAGACGAGCGCGCGCGGCGCCTTCACGGAGTTCCTGATGGCGCTGGTCATCATCGGCGACTTGCTGGTGATGGTGGCCTTCGCGCTGGCCGCGGGCCTGACGAAGGCGAGCTTCGGCGGCGGGCTGGACGTGACGGAGCTGCTGGGCGGGGTGGGGTGGGAGCTGTTCGGCTCGGTGGTGGTGGGGCTCGTGCTGGCCGTGGGCATGCTCATCTACATGCGCGGCGTGAAGCAGGAGCTGCCGCTGTTCCTGGTGGGCCTGTGCTTCGCCGCGGCGGAAGGGGGCACGCGCCTGCACCTGTCCCCGCTGCTGGTGTCGCTGGCGGCCGGGGCGCTCATCGCGAACCTGGACGAGCACGCGGGCGAGCGCATCCACAACGCCATCCAGCAGGCGGGGCTGCCCGTGTTCGCGCTCTTCTTCGCCGCGGCGGGCGCGGGGCTGAAGCTGGACTCCCTGCTGACGGTGGGGCCGGCGGCGATGTTGCTGGTCGCGCTGCGCGGCGTGGCCATCTGGCTCTCCTGCCGCCGCTTCGCCCCCGCGGACGACCCGCGGCTCAAGCGCTACCTGTGGATGGGACTCATCTCCCAGGCGGGCGTGACGTTTGGCCTGGCGGCCCTGGTGTCCAGGACATTTCCGACCTTTGGACCCCAGGTGGAGGTGCTCATCGTCGCCATGATTACCGCCCACGAGCTGGTGGGGCCGGTCCTCACCCGGCGCGCGTTGGCGGCCTCCGGGGAGATCCGCGCGGACGACGCGCAGGGAACGGCATAG
- a CDS encoding sodium:proton exchanger: MQALLVFLSIAALSLLASSRALDPGRFPALARLAASGFLFVLLGIFLGPSVAGVLTERHLEAMRPVMALGLGTAGVLLGLNLEPRLLRLLPRSVYLSGLAHSGTAFFFVALPLLVPLVFTSARGLLGAVGAAAMLGAAASLSSGHSAVLAWRAGRLDRARGLGVALLTMLDDAVGLGVLALALIIGAASNVGEGLGLVCLALLLGVMCGALLAFLTHSLKDLAELTTVTLGGVVLVSGAAAYLRVSPLLAGVACGATLAVVGGRTSERVARALGRVERPVFLVLVFLVGCAVHARDYWAWVLMPAFVGLRFLGKMLGGRFARRLAQQTLVLPPRLGYALIAQGGLALCLVAEYGMLVPGGLSRRVLDVVVMGAVVNELLAGQAFQYVVDPPRSMSETPADSDKVAA, encoded by the coding sequence GTGCAAGCGCTGCTCGTCTTCCTATCCATCGCGGCGCTGTCGCTGCTCGCCTCCAGCCGTGCGCTGGACCCGGGGCGCTTTCCGGCGCTGGCGAGACTGGCGGCCAGCGGCTTCCTCTTCGTTCTGCTCGGCATCTTCCTGGGGCCTTCCGTGGCGGGGGTGCTCACCGAGCGGCACCTGGAGGCCATGCGCCCGGTGATGGCGCTGGGGTTGGGCACCGCGGGCGTGCTGCTGGGGCTGAACCTGGAGCCTCGGCTGCTGCGCCTGTTGCCGCGGTCCGTCTACCTGTCGGGGCTGGCGCACTCCGGAACGGCCTTCTTCTTCGTCGCGCTGCCATTGCTGGTGCCGCTCGTCTTCACGTCCGCCCGGGGCCTGCTCGGCGCGGTGGGCGCGGCGGCGATGTTGGGGGCGGCGGCCAGCCTTTCTTCGGGGCACTCGGCCGTGCTCGCGTGGCGCGCGGGGCGCCTGGACCGGGCGCGCGGCCTGGGCGTGGCGCTGCTCACCATGCTGGATGACGCGGTGGGTCTGGGCGTGCTGGCGCTGGCGTTGATCATCGGCGCCGCCAGCAACGTGGGCGAAGGCCTGGGGCTGGTGTGTCTGGCCTTGCTGCTGGGCGTCATGTGTGGGGCGCTGCTGGCCTTCCTCACGCATTCGTTGAAGGACCTGGCGGAGCTGACCACGGTGACGCTGGGCGGCGTGGTGCTGGTGAGCGGCGCGGCGGCGTACCTGCGGGTGTCGCCCTTGCTGGCGGGCGTGGCGTGTGGGGCGACGCTGGCGGTGGTGGGAGGCCGCACCTCGGAGCGCGTGGCGCGCGCGCTGGGCCGGGTGGAGCGGCCCGTGTTCCTGGTGCTCGTGTTCCTGGTGGGCTGCGCGGTGCACGCGCGGGACTACTGGGCCTGGGTACTGATGCCCGCCTTCGTGGGCCTGCGCTTCCTGGGGAAGATGCTGGGCGGCCGGTTCGCGCGGCGGTTGGCGCAGCAGACGCTCGTGCTGCCACCCCGGCTGGGCTACGCGCTGATCGCCCAGGGCGGCCTGGCGCTGTGCCTGGTGGCGGAGTACGGGATGCTCGTGCCGGGAGGGCTGTCGCGGCGCGTGCTGGACGTGGTGGTGATGGGCGCGGTGGTGAACGAGCTGCTGGCGGGCCAGGCCTTCCAGTACGTGGTGGACCCGCCTCGCAGCATGTCCGAGACCCCGGCTGACAGCGACAAGGTGGCGGCATGA
- a CDS encoding DUF4388 domain-containing protein, whose translation MEPFNGSLANYRLQLVMPPLFSAPGVEGVLSVERGAVRRCFHVKDGYLVGESSNDPREHLAQILVNLRILDAPRAAAAFEAAEGAGMPYGTFLVQRCFVELPRLIEALEHKARESLFDCYAWESGEVGFTPGLPPSTRAIGLKLSLSTLHRDAVSRQREWSMFRDIFPRMDTTFRVFREFAVETYSEEEDVLLDLAASGATLGELLASAREAPLFAARWVLHLYRRGALAPRKALGPRLGEAAELEELLTLVKRFLEAGQYDHAVALAAQILEQGPVPEAHALYREAEIRLTLALSDELFALDGRLVFEPIPRPTPPDLTADDLYLYSKLRGSRSIRQALRTAAMGELAASRSVHRLMASGLIRVAPLPGSGPRRAHTDPFGLPIHGVGS comes from the coding sequence ATGGAGCCATTCAACGGAAGTCTCGCCAACTATCGCTTGCAGTTGGTGATGCCGCCGCTGTTCAGCGCGCCCGGGGTTGAAGGGGTGCTGAGCGTGGAACGTGGCGCGGTGCGGCGCTGCTTCCACGTCAAGGACGGCTACCTGGTGGGCGAGAGCTCCAACGACCCACGCGAGCACCTGGCCCAAATCCTGGTGAACCTCCGCATCCTGGACGCCCCCCGCGCCGCGGCGGCCTTCGAAGCGGCCGAGGGGGCGGGCATGCCCTACGGCACCTTCCTGGTCCAGCGCTGCTTCGTGGAGCTGCCCCGCCTCATTGAGGCCCTGGAGCACAAGGCGCGCGAGTCCCTGTTCGACTGCTACGCCTGGGAGTCCGGCGAGGTGGGGTTCACCCCTGGCCTGCCGCCCTCAACCCGGGCCATTGGGCTCAAGCTGTCGCTGTCCACCCTGCACCGTGACGCGGTGTCGCGGCAGCGCGAGTGGAGCATGTTCCGCGACATCTTCCCTCGGATGGACACGACGTTCCGCGTCTTCCGCGAGTTCGCCGTGGAGACGTACTCGGAGGAGGAGGACGTCCTGCTGGACCTGGCCGCGAGCGGCGCCACGCTGGGAGAGCTGCTGGCGAGCGCCCGGGAGGCCCCACTCTTCGCCGCGCGCTGGGTGCTGCACCTGTACCGGCGGGGGGCCCTGGCCCCGCGCAAGGCCCTCGGCCCCCGATTGGGTGAAGCCGCCGAGTTGGAGGAGCTGCTCACCCTGGTGAAGCGCTTCCTGGAAGCCGGCCAGTATGACCATGCCGTCGCCCTGGCCGCGCAAATCCTGGAGCAAGGCCCCGTCCCCGAAGCCCACGCCCTGTACCGCGAGGCGGAGATCCGCCTGACGCTGGCCCTCAGTGACGAGCTCTTCGCGCTCGACGGGCGCCTGGTGTTCGAGCCGATTCCGCGCCCCACCCCGCCCGACCTGACGGCGGATGACCTGTACCTGTACTCGAAGCTGCGCGGCAGCCGGAGCATCCGGCAGGCCCTGCGCACGGCGGCCATGGGCGAGCTCGCCGCGTCCCGCTCCGTACACCGGCTGATGGCGTCCGGGCTGATTCGCGTGGCCCCGCTGCCAGGGAGCGGGCCCCGGCGGGCCCACACGGACCCGTTCGGCCTCCCCATCCACGGCGTGGGGAGCTGA
- a CDS encoding L-threonylcarbamoyladenylate synthase, giving the protein MAAPILEVDTEHPSPRHIQRAVELLGRGGLLAYPTDTYFGLGCDLSSKKGIERLYQLKGRDKKKPLSFLCPDLSDVARYAHVSNFAYRTMKSLTPGAFTFILEATRLVPDLMMSKQKQVGIRVPDSALVRELTRALGRPLVTTSATNTEGEPLTDAKDIKEALGHGLDLILDGGVTLNEPSTVISLIGDSLEILRQGKGRLED; this is encoded by the coding sequence ATGGCCGCACCCATCCTCGAGGTGGACACGGAGCACCCTTCACCCCGCCACATCCAACGAGCGGTGGAGCTGCTGGGGCGCGGCGGCCTGCTGGCCTACCCGACGGACACGTACTTCGGGCTCGGCTGCGACTTGAGCTCCAAGAAGGGCATCGAGCGGCTGTACCAGCTCAAGGGACGCGACAAGAAGAAGCCCCTGTCCTTTCTCTGCCCCGACCTGTCGGACGTGGCCCGCTACGCGCACGTGAGCAACTTCGCGTACCGGACCATGAAGAGCCTCACTCCGGGTGCGTTCACCTTCATCCTGGAAGCGACGCGTCTGGTGCCGGACCTGATGATGTCCAAGCAGAAGCAGGTGGGCATCCGGGTGCCGGACTCGGCGCTCGTTCGCGAGCTGACCCGAGCCCTGGGCCGCCCTCTGGTGACGACCTCCGCGACCAATACGGAGGGTGAGCCCCTCACGGACGCAAAGGATATCAAGGAAGCGCTGGGCCACGGCCTGGACCTCATCCTTGACGGGGGCGTGACGCTCAATGAACCGTCGACCGTGATTTCACTCATCGGCGATTCACTTGAAATCCTCCGGCAGGGGAAGGGTAGGCTGGAGGACTAG
- a CDS encoding SgcJ/EcaC family oxidoreductase, with protein sequence MIRLPGCCVVALLFAVLPSVVLAQQPTADAATHDALRVLKQEMEDALNTQDIDRLLSHLHPDVSFTTMNNDVRVGKESIRAYYDEMMRGPNRVVDRIQAKFEVDDLTRLYGDTGIARGSSRDHYVLTDGTDIVIDGRWTCTLVREGDRWRIAAFHYSTNVFDNPLLTRVKHLAVAGATVIGLGALVAGAAIGRRLRRRSPGPAPHAP encoded by the coding sequence ATGATCCGCTTGCCTGGCTGTTGCGTGGTGGCGCTGCTGTTCGCGGTCCTGCCGTCCGTGGTGCTGGCCCAGCAGCCCACCGCCGACGCCGCCACCCATGACGCCCTGCGCGTCCTCAAGCAGGAGATGGAGGACGCGCTCAATACCCAGGACATCGACCGGCTGCTGAGCCACCTGCACCCGGACGTCTCCTTCACCACGATGAACAACGACGTGCGCGTGGGGAAGGAATCCATCCGCGCGTACTACGACGAGATGATGCGCGGACCGAATCGCGTCGTGGACCGCATCCAGGCGAAGTTCGAGGTGGATGACCTGACCCGCCTGTACGGCGACACCGGCATTGCGCGCGGCTCGTCGCGGGACCACTACGTCCTCACGGACGGCACGGACATCGTCATCGACGGCCGGTGGACCTGCACCCTGGTCCGGGAGGGCGACCGCTGGCGGATCGCCGCGTTCCACTACTCCACCAACGTCTTCGACAATCCCCTCCTCACGCGGGTGAAGCACCTCGCGGTCGCGGGAGCGACGGTCATCGGACTTGGCGCGCTCGTGGCGGGCGCGGCCATCGGCCGGAGGCTGCGGCGCCGAAGCCCCGGGCCCGCCCCTCACGCGCCCTGA